One genomic window of Kosmotoga olearia TBF 19.5.1 includes the following:
- the cas1b gene encoding type I-B CRISPR-associated endonuclease Cas1b, producing the protein MKRVLYLFTSGKLLRMNNTLVFEKEDGKKVHLPVEQTDSICVFGELELNKRVLDFLTKQQIPIHFFNRYDYYSGTYYPREHLNSGFLVLEQANFYNDGAKRINLARIFVKGSMGNMISVLAYYNRRGKDLEEDIEKLKKLMNRLEEMASVDEIMAIEGNFRDLYYKCFDKIIDNKSFEFVNRSRQPPLNRINALISFGNTMLYTTVLGEIYRTHLDPRIGFLHTTNFRSFSLNLDVAEIFKPIIVDRLIFSLINKKQIQAKHFAKHLEGIYMNDKGKEIFVRAYDEKLKSTFKHPQLKRNVSYRYLIRLELYKIEKHITGERVYAPWKG; encoded by the coding sequence ATGAAGAGAGTGTTATATCTATTCACTTCGGGGAAATTACTGAGAATGAATAATACGCTTGTTTTTGAAAAAGAAGATGGGAAGAAGGTTCATCTACCCGTGGAGCAAACAGATTCTATATGTGTCTTTGGAGAGCTTGAGCTGAACAAAAGGGTACTTGATTTTCTTACAAAACAGCAGATTCCAATTCACTTTTTCAATCGTTATGATTACTACTCTGGAACGTATTATCCACGCGAACACTTGAATTCTGGCTTTCTGGTCTTAGAACAGGCAAATTTCTATAATGATGGGGCTAAGCGAATTAATTTGGCAAGAATTTTTGTGAAAGGTTCAATGGGTAATATGATAAGTGTTTTGGCTTATTACAACAGACGTGGGAAGGATTTGGAAGAGGATATAGAAAAGCTTAAAAAACTTATGAACCGTCTTGAAGAAATGGCATCAGTAGATGAAATAATGGCGATTGAGGGTAATTTCAGAGATCTTTACTATAAATGCTTCGATAAAATTATTGACAATAAAAGCTTTGAATTTGTGAATAGATCAAGGCAACCTCCGTTGAACAGAATCAATGCGCTTATCAGTTTTGGTAATACAATGCTTTATACAACGGTTCTTGGAGAAATATACAGAACGCACCTTGATCCCCGTATAGGATTTCTTCATACAACTAACTTTAGAAGTTTCTCATTAAATCTTGACGTTGCAGAGATATTCAAGCCCATTATTGTAGATAGGCTCATATTTTCTCTCATAAACAAAAAACAAATACAGGCAAAACACTTTGCAAAGCATCTTGAGGGGATATATATGAATGATAAAGGTAAGGAGATTTTTGTAAGAGCCTACGATGAAAAGCTAAAATCCACATTTAAACACCCACAGTTAAAAAGAAATGTTTCATACAGATATCTCATAAGGCTTGAGCTCTATAAAATTGAAAAGCACATCACCGGTGAAAGAGTATACGCTCCCTGGAAAGGATAA
- the cmr1 gene encoding type III-B CRISPR module RAMP protein Cmr1, translated as MRNEPITFKIKTLTPLWTGGADEKMDRIHETGIIGSIRWWYEVVARGLGYHVCDPTSDNRCGLSGKEKNNEERISKLCPACYLFGTTGWKRMFNLQITSEGKQPVEGNKIFCQVTNSKINKNWLRKVFEQNLDDKNFFGSLELKILSRNSEKQVEDQLKAVLSIMSEFGSIGAKPQFGYGLFELIDKKETKESLRKIHKFLEKNNFKKSNSDEGIFSLKNYWKFETDEIEANDIKNTFLKNPKYIGSNHNDLYISMSFDIRYMLRKRYLQKSKSKEATSEIFGGTKGDKWASRVFVSSFYKENQHDDKYKLRIWGFTERYIADIIREIFIENGEYNKIFSNIEIVTLNKTLREVTEIDS; from the coding sequence GTGAGGAATGAGCCAATCACATTCAAAATCAAAACATTGACCCCGTTATGGACAGGCGGAGCAGATGAAAAGATGGACAGAATACACGAAACAGGAATCATAGGAAGTATCCGCTGGTGGTATGAAGTTGTTGCAAGGGGTTTGGGATATCATGTTTGTGATCCGACTTCAGATAATCGCTGTGGTTTATCCGGTAAAGAAAAGAACAATGAAGAGAGGATTTCAAAACTTTGCCCTGCTTGCTATTTGTTTGGAACAACGGGATGGAAAAGAATGTTCAATTTGCAGATAACAAGTGAGGGGAAACAACCAGTTGAAGGAAATAAAATATTTTGTCAGGTTACTAATAGTAAAATTAATAAAAATTGGTTGAGAAAGGTTTTTGAACAGAATCTTGATGATAAAAACTTCTTTGGTTCTCTTGAACTCAAAATTCTTTCTAGAAATAGTGAAAAACAAGTTGAAGATCAGCTGAAAGCCGTTCTTTCAATCATGAGTGAATTTGGTTCGATTGGAGCCAAACCTCAATTTGGTTATGGTCTGTTTGAACTTATAGATAAGAAAGAAACAAAGGAATCACTTCGAAAAATTCACAAATTTCTTGAGAAAAATAACTTTAAGAAAAGTAATAGTGATGAAGGAATTTTTTCACTTAAGAACTATTGGAAATTTGAAACGGATGAAATTGAAGCGAATGATATTAAGAATACTTTTCTCAAGAATCCAAAATATATAGGTAGTAATCATAATGATTTATATATATCAATGTCCTTTGATATTAGATATATGTTGCGAAAGAGATATCTCCAAAAGAGCAAATCAAAAGAAGCGACATCAGAAATTTTCGGAGGAACAAAAGGCGATAAATGGGCGAGTAGAGTATTTGTAAGCAGTTTCTATAAAGAGAACCAGCATGATGATAAATATAAGTTGCGCATTTGGGGATTTACAGAGAGATATATTGCAGATATTATTCGCGAAATATTTATTGAAAATGGAGAATATAATAAAATTTTTTCTAACATTGAGATTGTTACTCTAAACAAGACGCTAAGAGAGGTGACCGAAATTGATTCTTGA
- a CDS encoding RAMP superfamily CRISPR-associated protein: protein MSWKMYKVVLQLLSPLHIGKRKIGNLQQTRYYVPGRTLWGALTARIAREYENFDYEKTGKDVDEFLRFCYFYPSDDDKKITLFPWENLDEFEWKYIQSYVTTALDSNTRKAEGGSLHEIEYIAQKTRENKKVYLIGYIFERDGSKLKWKEVLSKVQLGGERTYGWGRVVVSSIMETHKLDYPGYKVELNEDTPIVKASKSDSKPYALISHVLFDEQLNNHIVRGNIEPLVGLETNMKNGNFGSKVSTAKICWTPGTVFEEEYSFLICQKGIWKFES from the coding sequence ATGAGCTGGAAAATGTATAAAGTTGTTCTTCAACTCCTCTCGCCGCTGCATATAGGTAAGAGGAAGATCGGAAATCTTCAACAAACTAGATATTATGTTCCAGGCAGAACTCTTTGGGGGGCGTTGACAGCCAGAATAGCAAGAGAGTATGAAAATTTCGATTATGAAAAAACAGGCAAAGATGTTGACGAGTTTCTCAGATTCTGTTATTTCTATCCTTCAGATGATGACAAAAAAATAACCCTTTTCCCTTGGGAAAACCTGGACGAATTTGAGTGGAAATATATACAAAGCTATGTTACCACTGCGTTAGATTCAAATACAAGAAAAGCTGAGGGTGGCAGCTTACATGAAATAGAATATATTGCTCAAAAAACAAGAGAAAATAAGAAAGTGTATCTTATTGGCTATATCTTCGAGCGAGATGGCTCTAAGTTAAAGTGGAAAGAGGTACTATCCAAAGTTCAGCTAGGTGGTGAAAGAACCTATGGTTGGGGTAGAGTAGTAGTTTCTAGTATTATGGAGACACATAAGTTAGATTACCCTGGCTATAAGGTCGAACTTAATGAGGATACTCCAATAGTAAAAGCTTCTAAATCTGATTCTAAGCCTTATGCCTTAATTTCCCATGTGCTTTTTGATGAACAGCTCAATAATCATATTGTGAGAGGAAACATAGAACCTTTGGTTGGACTTGAAACTAATATGAAAAACGGGAATTTTGGCTCAAAAGTTTCAACAGCAAAAATATGTTGGACGCCTGGAACTGTGTTCGAGGAAGAATATAGCTTTTTGATATGTCAAAAAGGCATATGGAAGTTCGAATCATAA
- the cas4 gene encoding CRISPR-associated protein Cas4, producing the protein MIDVNGYLILSYSNCHREAWLVAHRIFPENDNTNLALGRLLHETSYENKGEKDVAIDNIKLDLVQEKNGKTIVSEIKKSKYSLDGARDQLLFYLRRLKEMGVEAEGLLLVPKERKRIPVILTAEEEKRIREMSDEIQKLVDGPIPPIERSQNRCKNCAYYTYCWV; encoded by the coding sequence TTGATAGACGTAAACGGTTATCTTATACTTTCATATTCAAACTGCCATCGCGAAGCATGGCTTGTAGCTCACAGAATTTTCCCTGAAAATGATAATACTAATCTTGCCCTTGGAAGACTTCTTCACGAAACTTCGTACGAAAACAAAGGGGAAAAGGATGTTGCCATAGATAACATAAAACTGGATCTTGTTCAAGAAAAAAATGGCAAAACAATTGTAAGCGAGATTAAGAAATCGAAGTATTCCCTTGATGGAGCTCGCGATCAATTGCTCTTTTATTTAAGAAGGCTCAAAGAAATGGGAGTTGAAGCTGAAGGTTTGCTTCTTGTTCCAAAGGAAAGAAAACGGATACCTGTTATTCTTACCGCGGAAGAAGAAAAACGTATCCGAGAAATGAGCGACGAGATCCAAAAATTGGTTGATGGTCCAATTCCTCCAATAGAAAGATCACAAAATCGTTGTAAGAATTGCGCTTATTACACTTATTGTTGGGTGTGA
- the cmr4 gene encoding type III-B CRISPR module RAMP protein Cmr4, with protein MNNELYKKKKFIFMTLDPIHIGTGGANLGIVDNTIVREAGSNLPIIPGTSLSGAAKMYAAMLIGNLDVAGQAVKNSNPNNPVSYTFGYINGSGSEQSGRAGMVSLSDARIILFPVYSPEGTVWVTTKNLLCEIGIDVKPCFDEEKAYLLNGNAAKGKIKIGWLYIDVEGINAEEPSFDGLKESNDWKLVKDRIYIVSDKLFTRIVNDNLETRTSVAINPETGAAEDRALFTYEAIPRATWLYSTVIQDDYSPGKFKKVMMEFKKNGKTNEIINNWKSPMDVVEDGFKVIEYLGIGGMVTRGFGRMKLVSSDGDD; from the coding sequence ATGAACAATGAACTTTATAAAAAGAAGAAATTCATTTTCATGACACTTGACCCGATACATATAGGAACAGGTGGAGCAAATTTGGGGATAGTTGATAACACAATAGTGAGAGAAGCTGGTTCAAATTTACCAATAATCCCAGGAACAAGCCTTTCAGGGGCTGCAAAAATGTACGCTGCGATGCTTATTGGCAACCTAGATGTTGCTGGACAAGCAGTAAAGAATAGCAATCCAAATAATCCAGTATCATATACCTTTGGTTATATAAATGGCTCCGGTTCTGAGCAATCGGGTAGAGCGGGTATGGTTAGCTTATCAGATGCAAGAATAATTCTGTTCCCAGTTTATTCACCGGAAGGAACAGTGTGGGTGACCACCAAGAATCTATTATGTGAAATTGGAATTGATGTCAAACCTTGTTTTGATGAAGAAAAGGCTTATCTCTTGAATGGCAATGCTGCAAAGGGAAAAATCAAAATTGGCTGGTTATACATCGATGTTGAAGGCATAAATGCTGAAGAGCCCAGTTTTGATGGGTTGAAAGAAAGCAATGACTGGAAACTTGTCAAAGATAGGATTTATATAGTCTCTGATAAGTTATTTACACGGATAGTCAATGATAATCTTGAAACAAGAACTTCTGTTGCGATAAATCCAGAAACAGGTGCTGCGGAGGATCGTGCTCTCTTCACTTATGAAGCTATTCCAAGAGCCACATGGTTGTACTCCACAGTTATTCAAGATGATTATTCTCCCGGGAAGTTTAAAAAGGTAATGATGGAATTTAAGAAAAATGGGAAGACAAATGAGATTATAAATAACTGGAAGTCACCCATGGATGTTGTTGAGGATGGGTTCAAAGTTATCGAATATCTTGGTATAGGTGGAATGGTCACAAGGGGCTTCGGTAGAATGAAACTGGTCTCTTCGGACGGTGATGATTAA
- a CDS encoding CRISPR-associated protein Csx11, translating to MSKDLTVLAENRDVLLTAEIAAWLHMLGKYTKEFIDSDLSMSSKLPNSISKNLRRLFKEDLLKNSQKKLPVQELQTPLIIEEFISKHELGNNKIKNDPNAFNKLMNDAHGRGSGTEKGVLKSGAYSSQHNSSIRISTAFGYEEDPIDVNEIDLNSKDLYIFIESAIIEAQKLLQINKTGNFEKWNELRIGIINAVNQHFTKTIGDTRRPINDVTLWDQTVSSVAFFKAELAEGLINGYKDPFDENSKYTFRYLHMTFNGEEYLAKGIGIGDIASRRKLIDEAFDGVKLIIEVEYPLGLEIYRDINGITFLIPKLSEKLEIDDLIINEGVTLKQRILDEVIAITKGEITPYFYISEKSSRNLYNLGSMISKKTDTNIPSLRLQNLWIQKAELCSSCCIKPVDSNSMRNKQKRLCQECSERITGRAKQWLDSRKEQTIWIDEIADSKGKIALLSFGFNLNSWIGNADSLSTFRNLKKTVGFSFAELMRELTTPVKLLEMQKLKSIGNKYVLRDRKTADGLYNFMVGSEDLEVNKELTKYEKLALSIWRKPPSFARVRRVWETTSKFWGDALADIRKTVGMRDKRLILKIQANNLRDLNVNNAYEVKVNGIRFTVFYEANNPKGANEFSNFVIIENLELLAKKLNIDTKSNWKNLVDGIKEILNGKNIDFYNSNSPTKKLAISRIGDIEIESCSYSPVIEITKDPERFMVLVPANKALKVAKKIKKKYEKEMGKVRNRLPMNLGIVYARYHTALPAIIDAGRRFMRLNNKQETWRLAKQPDEFPDHFKLSFENGQIWKIPSKMGDGSKDIWYPYFYVVNNDKAELENRSLSFKGPSGEWLIHVSELKIGDEILVIPSYFDFEYLSSASQRFEISYNDKNNKVQRRSDNRKQRPYYLDDLDDIERVWATLSTKLPNSQIKKLNSLVEKKRRDWASSLEDNDEVFKAYVEYVVGNLKWKPSLSNDERKKIIDFCVNGKLSDVLEIHMSILKDKTGVIE from the coding sequence ATGAGTAAAGACTTGACAGTTCTTGCGGAAAACAGAGATGTTTTGCTTACTGCCGAAATAGCGGCTTGGTTGCATATGTTAGGAAAATATACTAAAGAATTTATAGATAGTGATCTTTCAATGTCTTCAAAATTGCCAAACAGTATATCCAAAAATCTTAGGAGACTCTTTAAAGAAGATTTGCTCAAAAATTCCCAAAAAAAGCTACCAGTACAAGAGTTGCAGACTCCCCTTATAATAGAAGAATTTATCTCAAAACATGAACTAGGGAACAATAAAATAAAAAATGACCCAAATGCATTCAATAAACTGATGAATGATGCTCATGGTCGTGGTTCTGGTACAGAAAAAGGAGTTTTAAAAAGTGGTGCTTACTCGTCTCAACACAATTCAAGTATCCGCATATCAACTGCTTTTGGCTATGAAGAGGATCCCATAGATGTTAATGAAATTGATCTAAATTCCAAGGATCTTTATATTTTTATCGAAAGTGCCATTATAGAGGCACAGAAACTTTTACAAATTAACAAGACTGGTAATTTTGAAAAATGGAATGAACTTAGAATAGGAATAATAAATGCCGTGAATCAACACTTTACAAAGACAATAGGAGATACAAGAAGACCAATAAACGATGTTACACTTTGGGATCAAACAGTTTCTTCGGTTGCTTTTTTCAAGGCAGAACTTGCAGAAGGACTTATAAATGGTTATAAGGATCCTTTTGATGAGAACAGCAAATACACTTTCAGATATCTCCATATGACATTTAATGGTGAAGAATATTTGGCAAAAGGGATTGGGATTGGCGATATTGCAAGTCGAAGAAAGCTGATTGATGAAGCATTTGACGGAGTTAAGTTGATTATTGAAGTTGAGTATCCTTTGGGCTTAGAAATATATAGAGACATAAATGGGATAACCTTCCTAATTCCAAAACTAAGTGAAAAACTAGAAATTGATGATTTGATCATCAATGAAGGTGTTACTTTGAAACAGAGAATTTTGGATGAGGTTATTGCCATTACGAAGGGTGAAATAACTCCATACTTTTATATCAGCGAAAAGTCTTCCAGAAATCTTTATAATTTGGGTTCCATGATATCAAAGAAAACTGATACCAATATTCCTTCGCTAAGATTGCAAAATCTCTGGATTCAGAAAGCCGAACTATGCTCTTCTTGTTGCATAAAGCCTGTTGATAGTAATTCCATGAGAAATAAGCAAAAGAGATTGTGCCAAGAATGTTCAGAGAGAATTACGGGTAGAGCAAAACAGTGGTTAGATAGTAGGAAAGAACAAACTATATGGATCGATGAAATCGCAGATTCAAAGGGAAAAATAGCACTGCTTAGTTTTGGTTTCAACTTGAATAGTTGGATCGGTAATGCAGACAGTCTTTCAACATTCAGAAATCTCAAGAAGACCGTTGGTTTTTCATTCGCAGAACTCATGAGAGAGCTAACGACACCGGTAAAATTGCTGGAAATGCAAAAACTCAAAAGTATTGGGAATAAATATGTTTTAAGAGATCGTAAGACAGCTGATGGTCTTTATAACTTCATGGTCGGTTCTGAAGATCTCGAAGTTAACAAAGAGCTCACAAAATATGAGAAATTGGCCCTTTCAATTTGGCGGAAACCTCCTTCATTTGCAAGGGTTCGTAGAGTTTGGGAGACAACAAGCAAGTTTTGGGGTGACGCACTTGCTGACATTAGAAAAACCGTGGGAATGCGAGATAAAAGGCTTATTCTTAAAATCCAAGCAAATAATCTAAGAGATCTTAATGTTAATAATGCTTATGAAGTTAAAGTCAATGGCATCAGATTCACTGTATTCTACGAAGCTAATAATCCAAAAGGCGCTAATGAATTCTCCAATTTTGTGATAATTGAGAACCTTGAACTATTAGCTAAGAAGTTAAATATTGATACTAAAAGCAATTGGAAAAATCTGGTTGATGGCATTAAAGAAATACTGAATGGTAAAAATATAGATTTCTACAACTCCAATAGCCCCACAAAAAAATTAGCCATTTCAAGGATCGGGGATATTGAAATTGAATCATGTAGTTACTCTCCAGTGATTGAAATAACAAAAGATCCGGAAAGATTCATGGTTCTTGTTCCAGCCAATAAAGCGCTTAAGGTTGCCAAAAAGATAAAGAAAAAATACGAGAAAGAAATGGGCAAAGTCAGAAATCGGCTACCTATGAATCTTGGGATAGTGTATGCAAGATATCATACAGCACTTCCAGCAATTATAGATGCCGGACGCCGATTTATGCGATTAAATAATAAACAGGAAACTTGGAGGTTAGCAAAGCAACCGGATGAATTTCCTGATCATTTCAAATTGTCATTTGAAAATGGGCAGATTTGGAAAATCCCTTCAAAGATGGGGGATGGTTCAAAAGATATATGGTATCCGTATTTTTATGTTGTAAATAATGACAAAGCTGAACTTGAAAATAGGTCTCTTTCTTTCAAAGGGCCATCTGGAGAGTGGTTGATTCATGTGTCAGAACTCAAGATAGGTGATGAAATTCTCGTCATACCATCATATTTTGATTTTGAATACCTTTCTTCGGCTTCCCAGAGGTTTGAGATAAGCTATAACGATAAAAACAACAAAGTCCAAAGGCGTTCGGATAACAGAAAGCAGCGGCCATATTATCTCGACGATCTGGACGATATCGAAAGGGTATGGGCAACGCTCTCAACAAAACTCCCAAACAGCCAGATAAAGAAATTGAACAGCCTTGTAGAAAAAAAGCGAAGGGATTGGGCCAGTTCTTTGGAGGATAATGATGAAGTCTTCAAAGCTTATGTTGAGTATGTTGTTGGCAATCTTAAATGGAAACCATCGCTCAGCAACGATGAAAGAAAGAAAATCATTGATTTCTGCGTGAATGGGAAACTCTCTGATGTGCTGGAAATTCACATGAGCATATTAAAGGATAAAACGGGGGTGATAGAATGA
- a CDS encoding RAMP superfamily CRISPR-associated protein: MILDYNSQSIFEIQGKGIIRELTKEFKNEQPDGKKIIEVLNKLSNSELTVVFKYFETQENSDGGNYVRKVYKGRKKSEDINDNRLSKEFYLKIDEEILKILPPYSFIIEFEFTLEKPYISKDDENFTIIENSIKREKVLGCPYIPGSTWKGCLRSALWQEGMKENNKQIIRIFGNERQEKDSFRQGRLHFFPTFFSKCSFEIINPHDRKTRTGTMPILIECVPIGEKGKFSLLYVPFDLIGKEQEEIKNQTLEDLKLIVKGLKAMFTVYGFGAKTSSGYGLASNIIENGKVYTDISIKIEKETEAIKLPKNFRKYLNENGTVRSELVDSETGELLSNNRFQEKKGELGFQSGNEFSQFKRWYKEKGEAYRNQLNVKDSPKNMCEFNSFDELIDMLKKYML, from the coding sequence TTGATTCTTGACTATAATTCGCAATCCATCTTTGAAATTCAGGGGAAAGGAATCATAAGGGAGCTCACCAAAGAATTCAAGAACGAACAACCAGATGGGAAAAAAATCATAGAAGTTCTCAATAAATTAAGCAATTCAGAGCTAACAGTAGTTTTCAAATATTTCGAAACTCAAGAAAATTCTGATGGGGGAAATTACGTAAGAAAGGTTTATAAGGGAAGAAAGAAAAGCGAAGATATTAATGATAACAGATTAAGTAAGGAATTTTACCTCAAAATTGATGAGGAAATCCTTAAAATTTTACCGCCATATTCATTCATTATCGAATTTGAATTCACTCTTGAAAAGCCCTATATATCCAAAGATGATGAAAATTTTACGATTATTGAAAACTCTATAAAGCGAGAGAAAGTGCTTGGTTGCCCTTACATTCCAGGATCTACCTGGAAGGGTTGCCTTCGTTCGGCATTATGGCAAGAAGGTATGAAAGAAAACAACAAGCAAATCATTCGTATATTTGGGAATGAAAGACAGGAAAAAGATAGTTTTCGTCAAGGACGGCTCCACTTCTTTCCAACATTTTTTAGTAAATGCAGTTTCGAAATCATAAATCCTCATGATAGAAAGACTCGTACCGGTACAATGCCAATACTTATTGAGTGTGTTCCCATCGGTGAAAAAGGGAAGTTCTCGCTTCTGTATGTTCCTTTCGATCTTATTGGAAAAGAACAGGAAGAAATCAAGAATCAAACGCTTGAAGATCTGAAACTTATAGTTAAAGGACTTAAGGCAATGTTCACTGTATATGGTTTTGGTGCAAAAACATCAAGCGGATATGGACTAGCCAGTAACATTATAGAAAACGGAAAAGTCTACACTGATATTTCCATAAAGATAGAGAAAGAAACCGAAGCAATAAAACTGCCTAAGAATTTTCGTAAATATCTCAATGAAAATGGTACCGTGAGAAGTGAACTTGTAGATAGTGAAACTGGAGAACTGCTCAGTAATAACAGATTTCAGGAAAAGAAAGGTGAGCTCGGTTTTCAGAGCGGTAATGAATTCTCTCAATTCAAACGTTGGTATAAGGAGAAGGGAGAAGCTTATAGAAATCAACTAAATGTCAAAGATTCTCCAAAAAATATGTGTGAGTTCAATAGCTTTGATGAACTGATTGATATGTTAAAAAAATATATGCTTTGA
- the cas2 gene encoding CRISPR-associated endonuclease Cas2, producing MRSLERIRNYILIVYDVKEKRVNKILKICRQFLDWVQNSVHVGELTKAVFEKLKVKLTKVTNKEEDSIRISKIRTGKMLRLEILGIHKKQVLDNGII from the coding sequence ATACGCTCCCTGGAAAGGATAAGAAATTATATTCTGATTGTTTATGATGTTAAGGAAAAACGTGTAAACAAGATATTGAAGATTTGCAGGCAATTTCTTGATTGGGTTCAAAATTCAGTGCATGTAGGAGAATTAACAAAAGCTGTTTTCGAAAAACTCAAAGTGAAACTTACCAAGGTTACTAACAAGGAGGAAGATTCAATCAGAATCTCCAAAATTCGAACGGGAAAAATGTTGAGGCTTGAGATATTAGGAATACACAAAAAACAAGTGTTAGACAATGGAATAATATAA